A DNA window from Onychostoma macrolepis isolate SWU-2019 chromosome 13, ASM1243209v1, whole genome shotgun sequence contains the following coding sequences:
- the LOC131552035 gene encoding NACHT, LRR and PYD domains-containing protein 12-like produces the protein MNLESVNELLLNSLKGLVSTDLKTFIWHLKNKYPFISNHEMENADHLTTVDKLVTCFGPEKAVKITVEILRKINQNELAKQLENNHKKEPTAKDSKASLYDYTDFSLSLKDKLKQDYKKILVGNSERGRLKNLTDIYTNLYVVKNETGGIVNEHEVRQIESSRNRFNATDTPIQCNDIFKAQSRKVLMLGIAGVGKTISVNKFILDWAEGKENQDIVFIFPIPFRRLNLIKRECSLMELLHNCFFSGSDKLPSLPEGDGKVMFIFDGLDEFHFPLRFGENDGFTNVDQKTTVSNIVTNLIERHLVSSALIWITSRPAAASLIPRDYIDLVTEVRGFSEEQREEYLKKNSNSLKDAENIIRHIRKYRSLYIMCHIPVFCWISLTVLQPLLAREGNDKTPTTLTGMYTNFLLFQQQQMIKKYRDDPKPQVNAKSFDHFFLKLGKLAFKQLEKGNLIFYKEDLEECGLDINEGSVYCGLCTQIFQEEEAVTARSTYSFIHLSIQEFLAALYVFFINKDKKANPFRESWKKMTVPFKGNYMFQLHKDAIKKALQSENGHLDLFLRFLLGLSLESNQSYLKELQPTLTLKTENVKDTADYIKKKIETEESVEKTINLFHCLSELKDDFVEEIQKILSSGYLSTQNLSSAQWSGLVFVLLMSEETQEKFELQKYRRSDEALIRLLLVIKNTRRALLHSCKLTSQSCKSLSSVLQSSNSVLRELDLSNNDLQDSGVKLLSDGLKSTNCQLEILSLHSCNLTSESCESFLSALESSNSVLRELDLSNNDLQDSGVKLLSDGLKSTSCQLEILSLSGCMVTEEGCGYVSSALSSNTSHLKELDLSYNRPGEQGVKLLSDTCSHPNCTLKKLKLQSCNLTGESCESFLASLQSSNSVLRELDLTNNDLKDSGVKFLSDGLKSPNCQLEILRLSGCMVTEKGCGYVSSALSSSPSRLKELDLSYNHPGEQGVKLLSDTLNHPNCKLNVDHGGELGIRAGLHKYARNLTLDPNTANTKLVLSEDNRKVKHVEQDQLYPEHPERFDECPQVLCRESLSGRCYWEAEWTGYADISVTYKGIGRKGESDDCSFGLNENSWSLFCSDDKFTRCHNDNLIDISVPSGSSKRVGVYVDVSAGNLSFYSVSDTHTLTHLHTFNTTFTEALYAGFRLVFCDSSVSLCQTENPVSNNGNVTHK, from the exons ATGAATCTAGAATCTGTTAATGAGCTGCTGCTGAACTCACTGAAGGGACTGGTTTCAACTGatctaaagacatttatttggCACTTAAAGAATAAATATCCCTTTATATCAAATCATGAAATGGAGAATGCAGATCACTTAACAACAGTTGATAAGTTGGTGACTTGTTTTGGTCCAGAAAAAGCTGTTAAGATCACAGTGGAAATCCTGAGGAAGATTAATCAGAATGAACTGGCTAAACAGTTGGAGAACAACCACAAGAAAG AGCCAACTGCAAAGGACAGTAAAGCGTCCCTTTATGATTACACAGATTTCAGCCTTAGtctaaaagacaaattaaaacagGATTACAAAAAGATATTGGTTGGTAATTCTGAGAGAGGTCGTCTGAAAAACCTGACAGATATTTACACTAATTTATATGTGGTGAAGAATGAGACTGGAGGAATAGTGAATGAGCACGAGGTAAGACAGATCGAATCGAGTCGCAACCGATTTAATGCCACAGACACACCAATACAGTGCAACGACATATTCAAAGCCCAAAGCAGAAAAGTGCTGATGTTGGGAATCGCAGGTGTGGGAAAGACCATCTCTGTCAATAAATTCATCCTTGACTGGGCTGAAGGAAAAGAAAATCAGGATATAGTCTTCATATTTCCAATCCCATTCCGTAGACTGAATTTGATCAAACGAGAATGCAGTCTCATGGAGCTGCTTCACAATTGCTTTTTTAGTGGTTCTGATAAACTTCCATCACTTCCGGAAGGTGATGGTAAGGTCATGTTCATCTTTGATGGGCTGGATGAATTCCATTTCCCATTGAGATTTGGTGAGAATGATGGATTTACCAATGTTGACCAAAAAACAACAGTGAGTAACATAGTTACAAACCTGATCGAGAGACATCTGGTttcctctgctctcatctggatcacatccagaccagcagcagccagTCTGATACCCCGAGATTACATTGATCTAGTGACAGAGGTGCGAGGATTCAGCGAAGAGCAGAGAGAGGAGTACTTGAAAAAAAATAGCAATAGCCTCAAGGATGCTGAAAACATCATCCGTCACATCAGGAAATACAGGAGCCTTtacatcatgtgccacatccctGTCTTCTGCTGGATCTCTCTCACTGTTCTTCAGCCTCTGCTGGCTCGAGAGGGCAATGACAAAACTCCCACCACTCTCACAGGGATGTACACAAACTTCTTACTTTTTCAGCAACAacagatgataaaaaaatacagagatgATCCTAAACCTCAAGTCAATGCTAAgtcttttgatcatttttttctgAAGCTTGGCAAACTGGCCTTTAAACAATTGGAGAAAGGAAATCTGATTTTCTACAAAGAAGATCTTGAGGAATGTGGATTAGATATCAATGAAGGGTCAGTGTACTGTGGGTTGTGCACTCAGATCTTTCAGGAGGAAGAGGCCGTTACAGCAAGAAGCACTTACAGCTTCATACATCTCAGCATCCAGGAATTTCTTGCTGCACTATATGTGTTTTTTATCAACAAAGACAAGAAAGCAAACCCATTTCGTGAATCCTGGAAGAAAATGACGGTGCCTTTTAAGGGAAATTACATGTTTCAGCTTCATAAGGATGCGATCAAAAAAGCGTTACAAAGCGAGAATGGACACCTGGACCTTTTTCTTCGGTTCCTTCTGGGTCTCTCACTGGAGTCCAATCAGAGTTACCTGAAGGAACTACAGCCAACACTGACACTTAAAACAGAGAATGTCAAAGACACTGCTGACTATATCAAAAAGAAAATAGAGACAGAGGAATCAGTGGAGAAAACCATCAATCTCTTTCATTGTCTGAGTGAACTGAAAGATGACTTTGTGGAGGAAATCCAGAAAATTCTGAGCTCAGGATACCTTTCAACACAGAATCTCTCCTCTGCTCAGTGGTCAGGTCTGGTGTTTGTGCTCCTGATGTCAGAAGAGACTCAAGAAAAGTTTGAACTGCAGAAATACAGAAGATCTGATGAAGCACTGATAAGACTGCTGCTAGTGATCAAAAACACCAGAAGAGCACT GCTGCATAGCTGTAAGCTCACTAGTCAGTCCTGCAAAAGTTTGTCTTCAGTTTTGCAATCCTCAAACTctgtcctgagagagctggacctgagtaacaatgacctgcaggattctggagtgaagctgctctctgatggactgaagagtaCAAACTGTCAGCTGGAGATACTGAG CCTGCATAGCTGTAATCTCACTTCTGAGTCTTGTGAGAGTTTTTTATCAGCTCTAGAGTCTTCCAACTctgtcctgagagagctggacctgagtaacaatgacctgcaggattcTGGAGTGAAGCTTctttctgatggactgaagagtaCAAGCTGCCAGCTGGAGATACTGAG tttGTCTGGCTGTATGGTGACAGAGGAGGGCTGTGGCTATGTATCTTCAGCTCTGAGCTCAAACACCTCACACCTGAAggagctggatctgagctacaatcGCCCAGGAGAACAAGGAGTCAAGCTGCTCTCGGATACATGCAGCCATCCAAACTGCACACTGAAGAAACTAAA GCTACAGTCATGTAATCTCACTGGTGAGTCTTGTGAGAGTTTCTTAGCATCTCTACAGTCTTCAAACTctgtcctgagagagctggacctgaCTAACAATGACCTGAAGGATTCTGGAGTGAAGTTTctttctgatggactgaagagtcCAAACTGTCAGCTGGAGATACTGAG aTTATCTGGCTGTATGGTGACAGAGAAAGGCTGTGGTTATGTGTCTTCAGCTCTGAGCTCAAGTCCTTCACGTTTAaaagagctggatctgagctacaatcaccCAGGAGAACAAGGAGTCAAGCTGCTCTCAGATACACTCAATCATCCAAACTGCAAACTCAA TGTGGATCATGGAGGAGAGCTCGGGATTAGAGCAGGACTACACAAAT ATGCCCGTAATCTCACActggatccaaacacagcaaacactAAACTTGTTCTGTCTGAGGACAACAGAAAAGTGAAACACGTAGAACAGGACCAGCTGTATCCTGAGCATCCAGAGAGATTTGATGAGTGTCCCCAGGTTCTGTGTAGAGAGAGTCTGtctggacgctgttactgggaggcTGAATGGACTGGATATGCCGATATATCAGTGACATATAAAGGAATCGGCAGGAAAGGAGAGAGTGATGATTGTAGTTTTGGATTAAATGAAAACTCCTGGAGTCTGTTCTGCTCTGATGACAAATTCACTCGCTGTCACAATGATAATTTAATTGACATAAGTGTCCCTTCAGGCTCCTCTAAGAGAGTAGGAGTGTATGTGGACGTGTCTGCTGGAaatctgtccttctacagcgtctctgacacacacacactcacacacttacacacattcAACACTACATTCACTGAAGCCCTCTATGCTGGATTTAGGTTGGTGTTTTGTGACTCCTCAGTGTCTCTTTGTCAGACTGAAAATCCTGTGAGCAATAATGGAAACGTCACACACAAATGA